The Pseudomonas fluorescens genome includes a window with the following:
- a CDS encoding PrkA family serine protein kinase has protein sequence MSIFSHFQQRFESTRQEEYSLQEYLELCKQDRSAYASAAERLLLAIGEPELLDTSTNSRLSRIFSNKVIRRYPAFADFHGMEECIEQIVSYFRHAAQGLEEKKQILYLLGPVGGGKSSLAEKLKQLIEKVPFYAIKGSPVFESPLGLFNATEDGAILEEDFGIPRRYLNTIMSPWATKRLAEFGGDISQFKVVKLYPSILNQIAVAKTEPGDENNQDISALVGKVDIRKLEEFPQNDADAYSYSGALCRANQGLMEFVEMFKAPIKVLHPLLTATQEGNYNSTEGLGAIPFTGILLAHSNESEWHTFRNNKNNEAFIDRIYIVKVPYCLRVSDEVKIYDKLLFNSSLSKAHCAPDTLKMLAQFTVLSRLKEPENSNIYSKMRVYDGENLKDTDPKAKSIQEYRDNAGVDEGMNGLSTRFAFKILSKVFNFDPHEIAANPVHLLYVLEQQIEQEQFQAETRERYLRFLKEYLAPRYIEFIGKEIQTAYLESYSEYGQNIFDRYVLYADFWIQDQEYRDPETGEILNRVALNEELEKIEKPAGISNPKDFRNEIVNFVLRARANNNGKNPTWLSYEKLRVVIEKKMFSNTEDLLPVISFNAKASKEDQQKHNDFVTRMVERGYTDKQVRLLSEWYLRVRKSQ, from the coding sequence ATGAGCATTTTTAGCCACTTCCAGCAACGTTTCGAGTCCACGCGGCAGGAGGAATACTCGCTGCAGGAATACCTCGAACTCTGCAAGCAGGACCGCAGTGCCTATGCATCGGCTGCGGAGCGTCTGTTGCTGGCAATCGGAGAACCGGAGTTGCTGGATACCTCGACCAACTCGAGGCTCTCGCGAATTTTTTCCAACAAGGTGATTCGCCGCTATCCGGCCTTTGCGGACTTCCACGGGATGGAAGAATGCATCGAACAAATCGTCTCCTATTTCCGCCACGCCGCCCAAGGCCTGGAAGAGAAGAAACAAATCCTTTATCTGCTCGGCCCCGTGGGTGGTGGTAAATCGTCCCTGGCCGAGAAGCTCAAGCAACTGATCGAAAAAGTGCCCTTCTACGCCATCAAGGGCTCACCGGTGTTCGAATCGCCTCTAGGGCTTTTCAACGCCACTGAAGATGGCGCGATCCTCGAGGAAGACTTCGGCATTCCACGCCGCTATCTCAATACCATCATGTCGCCCTGGGCAACCAAGCGCCTGGCCGAGTTCGGCGGTGACATCAGTCAGTTCAAGGTGGTCAAGCTCTACCCATCGATCCTCAACCAGATCGCGGTGGCCAAGACCGAACCGGGTGACGAAAACAACCAGGATATTTCCGCCCTGGTGGGCAAGGTCGATATCCGTAAACTGGAAGAATTCCCACAAAACGACGCCGACGCCTACAGCTATTCGGGGGCGCTGTGCCGGGCCAACCAGGGCCTGATGGAATTCGTCGAAATGTTCAAGGCACCCATCAAGGTGCTGCACCCGCTGCTGACCGCCACTCAGGAAGGCAACTACAACAGCACCGAGGGGCTGGGGGCCATTCCGTTCACCGGCATCCTGCTGGCCCACTCCAACGAATCGGAATGGCATACCTTCCGCAACAACAAGAACAACGAGGCCTTCATCGACCGGATCTACATCGTCAAGGTGCCGTACTGCCTGCGAGTGAGCGATGAGGTGAAGATCTACGACAAGCTGCTGTTCAACAGTTCGCTGTCCAAGGCCCATTGCGCACCCGACACCCTGAAGATGCTTGCCCAGTTCACGGTGCTGTCGCGCCTCAAGGAGCCGGAAAACTCCAACATCTATTCGAAGATGCGCGTGTACGACGGTGAAAACCTCAAGGACACCGATCCGAAGGCCAAGTCGATCCAGGAATACCGCGACAATGCGGGGGTCGATGAAGGGATGAACGGGCTGTCCACACGTTTCGCGTTCAAGATCCTGTCCAAGGTCTTCAACTTCGACCCTCACGAGATCGCGGCCAACCCGGTTCATCTGCTGTATGTGCTGGAACAGCAGATCGAGCAAGAGCAATTCCAGGCCGAAACCCGCGAGCGCTACCTGCGTTTCCTCAAGGAATACCTGGCCCCGCGCTACATCGAGTTCATCGGCAAGGAAATCCAGACGGCGTACCTGGAGTCCTACAGCGAGTACGGCCAGAACATCTTCGACCGCTACGTGCTGTACGCAGACTTCTGGATCCAGGACCAGGAATACCGCGACCCGGAAACCGGCGAAATCCTCAATCGCGTGGCCCTCAACGAGGAGTTGGAGAAAATCGAGAAACCGGCGGGCATCAGCAATCCGAAGGACTTCCGCAACGAGATCGTCAACTTCGTATTGCGCGCCCGAGCCAACAACAACGGCAAGAACCCAACCTGGCTCAGCTATGAAAAGCTGCGGGTGGTCATCGAGAAGAAAATGTTCTCCAACACCGAAGACCTGCTGCCAGTCATCAGCTTCAACGCCAAGGCCAGCAAGGAGGACCAGCAAAAACACAACGATTTCGTCACACGCATGGTCGAACGTGGCTATACCGACAAACAGGTACGACTGCTCTCCGAGTGGTATCTGCGGGTCCGGAAATCGCAGTAA
- the glpE gene encoding thiosulfate sulfurtransferase GlpE: MSEFKRIPPEQAQALREQGAVVVDVRDPATFAASHISGSRHLDNHSISDFIRAADLDAPTVVVCYHGNSSQSAAAYLVSQGFSDVYSLDGGFELWRATYPSETAQDNHE; this comes from the coding sequence ATGAGCGAATTCAAACGCATCCCCCCGGAACAGGCCCAGGCCCTGCGCGAGCAAGGCGCGGTCGTCGTCGACGTCCGCGACCCAGCCACTTTTGCGGCTTCGCATATCAGTGGCTCCCGGCATCTGGACAACCATTCCATCTCCGACTTCATCCGGGCCGCCGACCTCGATGCGCCTACGGTCGTGGTCTGCTATCACGGCAACTCCAGCCAGAGCGCAGCCGCCTATCTGGTCAGCCAGGGCTTCAGCGACGTCTACAGCCTGGACGGCGGTTTTGAGTTGTGGCGTGCGACTTATCCTTCAGAAACAGCGCAAGACAATCACGAATAA